A stretch of Streptococcus chenjunshii DNA encodes these proteins:
- a CDS encoding AMP-binding protein — MAKFIDIFKKNISEHRGKKLYTYYEGYDVIDSVTYSEFDSRVKDFGGYLQSLDSKGERALILLPSGVDYLTAYFACLFTQTICIPMNVVDDQSKAEMVKQIIENSDAQYIITSTKYRASLEYWFGSLVEDLMICYIDDFVKSSFVEEEICDEQIAYLQYTSGSTSQAKGVKVTYNNIYANCLIMKNHFAFSDKDIFTTWLPFYFDMGLIGSAINTIFNASSNYFTSAEGFMKSPISWLNAISIYHGTILIAPNFAYEMCSNIPTEEMKDIDLSSVRLTINGSELVRYSTLHALAEKMKKYKLNPLSFNPAYGLAENTLIVSAHYPEKGYQHVTIDGEKLRNNIIEFSDEGLDIVSCGATCEGVEVKIVGLENKHLLTEDEIGEIWISGQSVTQGYWNLDEETSFNNFLPNENQPYFATGDLGFLHNGFLYVVGRKKDMVIIRGKNFYSQDIEEIILKNTDNKLKNAIAFAIDINNTEELTIMAELSDNVTDIHEELASMIKNIVAMNCKIVPYDIVLYQEEALPRTGSGKIQRQSCKKLYLEYNTTNVKGN; from the coding sequence ATGGCAAAATTTATTGATATTTTTAAAAAAAATATATCCGAACATAGAGGCAAAAAACTTTATACCTATTATGAAGGATATGATGTTATAGATTCTGTAACATATAGTGAATTTGATTCTAGAGTAAAAGACTTTGGAGGCTATCTCCAGAGTCTTGATAGCAAAGGTGAACGTGCACTTATTTTATTACCGTCGGGAGTGGATTATCTGACTGCATATTTTGCATGTTTATTTACGCAAACAATTTGTATTCCAATGAATGTAGTTGATGATCAAAGTAAAGCTGAAATGGTAAAACAAATTATTGAGAATAGTGATGCTCAATATATTATTACCTCTACAAAATATCGCGCTAGTCTTGAGTATTGGTTTGGTAGTTTAGTTGAAGATTTAATGATTTGTTATATAGATGATTTTGTTAAATCAAGTTTTGTTGAAGAAGAAATTTGTGATGAGCAAATAGCTTACTTGCAGTATACTTCTGGTTCTACAAGTCAAGCTAAAGGTGTTAAGGTTACATATAACAATATTTATGCAAATTGCTTAATAATGAAAAATCACTTTGCTTTTAGTGATAAAGATATCTTTACTACATGGTTGCCGTTTTATTTTGATATGGGACTTATTGGCTCAGCAATTAATACTATTTTTAATGCCTCTTCAAACTATTTTACTTCTGCAGAAGGTTTTATGAAATCACCTATTTCATGGTTAAATGCAATCAGTATTTATCACGGTACAATACTTATTGCTCCCAATTTTGCCTATGAGATGTGTTCTAATATCCCCACGGAAGAAATGAAAGACATCGATTTATCATCAGTTAGATTAACAATTAACGGTTCTGAACTTGTTAGGTATAGCACATTACATGCATTGGCAGAAAAAATGAAAAAATATAAACTAAATCCTCTGTCATTTAATCCTGCATATGGGCTTGCAGAAAATACCTTAATTGTTTCGGCGCACTATCCTGAAAAAGGCTACCAACATGTAACTATAGATGGTGAAAAATTGAGAAATAACATTATTGAATTCAGTGATGAGGGATTAGATATTGTCTCTTGTGGTGCCACCTGTGAAGGTGTTGAAGTCAAAATTGTTGGGTTAGAGAATAAACATTTACTTACTGAAGATGAGATTGGAGAAATTTGGATTTCTGGTCAGAGTGTTACACAAGGATACTGGAATCTTGATGAAGAAACTAGTTTTAATAATTTCCTCCCAAATGAAAACCAACCATATTTTGCAACAGGTGATTTAGGCTTTCTGCATAATGGTTTCCTTTATGTCGTAGGACGAAAAAAGGATATGGTTATTATAAGAGGGAAAAACTTTTATTCGCAAGATATTGAAGAGATTATTTTGAAAAATACAGATAATAAGCTAAAAAACGCAATTGCTTTTGCTATAGATATTAATAATACAGAAGAACTTACTATTATGGCAGAATTAAGTGACAATGTTACAGATATTCATGAAGAATTAGCATCTATGATTAAAAATATAGTAGCAATGAATTGTAAGATTGTTCCATATGATATCGTACTTTATCAGGAAGAAGCTTTACCGCGTACAGGTAGCGGCAAAATTCAAAGACAAAGTTGTAAAAAATTATACTTAGAATATAACACAACAAATGTGAAAGGTAATTAG
- a CDS encoding ABC transporter ATP-binding protein: MENIMRIDNITKTYDGVAVVNNLSFSLKKGHILGFLGPNGAGKSTTINMISSLIHQDAGHIYYKEVDVEKCRKKFKNEIGVVPQSLAIYEDLTAYQNLKFFAELYGVSKDKVEEVCIYALNFVNLENVKDKKAKTFSGGMKRRLNIACSLVNSPELIILDEPTVGIDPQSRNFILEAIKKLRDQGVSVIYTTHYMEEIEAIAEDVIIVDHGQKLVDDTIDNIRENYSKQSIVSIRADKFDQNLKEKILTIAGVDSVSIDGNLIKININTEVNDKVLNDITSTFSQSNSSISSINSLNLNLEDIFLELTGTKLRD; encoded by the coding sequence GTGGAAAATATTATGCGAATAGACAATATCACAAAAACTTACGATGGGGTTGCTGTGGTAAATAACTTAAGCTTTAGTCTAAAAAAAGGGCATATTTTAGGATTTCTTGGACCGAATGGAGCAGGGAAAAGTACAACCATCAACATGATTAGTTCACTAATACATCAAGATGCAGGTCACATATATTATAAAGAAGTTGATGTAGAAAAATGTCGAAAAAAATTTAAAAATGAAATTGGAGTAGTACCACAAAGTCTAGCAATTTATGAGGACCTAACAGCTTATCAAAATTTAAAATTTTTTGCAGAGCTATATGGAGTATCTAAAGATAAAGTTGAAGAAGTCTGTATTTATGCTCTCAATTTTGTCAATTTGGAGAATGTTAAAGACAAAAAGGCGAAAACTTTTTCAGGTGGCATGAAGCGTCGACTTAATATCGCCTGTAGTCTTGTCAATTCACCGGAATTAATAATTCTTGATGAACCTACAGTAGGCATTGATCCGCAATCACGAAATTTTATACTTGAAGCAATAAAGAAACTTCGAGATCAAGGTGTATCTGTTATCTATACGACGCATTATATGGAAGAGATTGAAGCAATAGCTGAGGATGTTATTATTGTTGATCACGGTCAAAAATTAGTTGATGATACGATTGACAATATTCGAGAGAATTATTCTAAACAATCTATTGTGTCCATCAGAGCAGATAAGTTTGATCAAAATTTGAAAGAAAAAATCCTAACAATAGCAGGTGTAGACTCTGTGTCAATTGATGGAAACCTTATTAAAATCAACATTAATACTGAGGTAAATGATAAAGTACTTAATGATATAACAAGCACATTTAGTCAAAGTAACTCTTCTATATCATCTATTAATTCTTTAAATTTAAACTTAGAAGATATCTTCTTAGAATTAACTGGAACAAAATTGAGAGATTAG
- a CDS encoding thioesterase II family protein gives MKINVIVIPHAGGMASTYYKFKKYNKELFNFHIVELSGRGKRVHEQLYYSFAEAVDDIYEQVKEIIHEGPYILFGHSMGSWLTYELYYRILEEEAPLPIHIFFSGNRSPFTKQELSVINLDDDEFVEYIIKNHEATKKIFEVKKLRKIFLPILRSDYTIMEKYEPLMDREKIKVNISVLGGELDPLLDRGFYDWKELTLENCDYVKYGGKHFYIFNKFQEVSDYMSQTIKKLYELV, from the coding sequence ATGAAAATAAATGTTATTGTAATTCCTCATGCAGGAGGAATGGCCTCAACATATTATAAGTTTAAAAAATATAATAAAGAGCTGTTTAATTTTCACATTGTTGAATTATCTGGAAGAGGAAAAAGGGTTCATGAACAATTATATTATTCTTTTGCTGAGGCTGTAGATGATATATATGAACAAGTAAAAGAAATTATTCATGAGGGACCCTATATCTTATTTGGTCATAGTATGGGAAGTTGGTTAACTTATGAATTATACTATCGTATTCTTGAAGAAGAGGCACCTCTTCCAATTCACATATTCTTCTCAGGTAATCGTTCACCTTTCACCAAACAAGAATTAAGTGTTATTAACTTAGATGATGATGAGTTTGTTGAGTATATTATAAAAAATCATGAAGCAACTAAAAAAATTTTTGAAGTTAAAAAATTAAGAAAAATATTTTTGCCTATATTGCGGTCTGATTATACAATAATGGAGAAATATGAGCCGCTAATGGATAGAGAAAAAATTAAAGTTAATATTTCTGTTCTAGGTGGAGAGCTAGATCCATTGTTAGATAGGGGATTCTACGATTGGAAAGAACTTACTTTGGAAAATTGTGATTATGTAAAATATGGTGGTAAACATTTTTATATTTTTAATAAATTTCAAGAAGTTAGTGATTATATGAGCCAAACGATAAAAAAATTATATGAATTAGTCTGA
- a CDS encoding YrdB family protein, whose translation MLSLIISVRFILEVVTILGLVGGLFTKKVWGVKFIFSILGIVIAGIWSRYGAPKSPDVLTGLPRLGLELSVFGSGAVGAFVLYGKNIAWIYTAIVVIDLIGLYALGLN comes from the coding sequence ATGCTAAGCCTTATTATCAGTGTCCGTTTTATTTTAGAAGTTGTAACAATACTGGGCTTGGTTGGCGGACTTTTCACCAAAAAAGTTTGGGGCGTCAAATTTATTTTTTCTATTTTAGGAATTGTAATTGCTGGTATTTGGAGCCGTTATGGGGCTCCAAAGTCACCAGATGTGTTGACAGGATTACCTAGACTAGGACTGGAACTGTCAGTTTTTGGCTCTGGCGCTGTCGGTGCTTTTGTTCTATACGGAAAAAATATTGCTTGGATTTATACAGCAATTGTGGTTATTGACCTTATAGGCTTGTATGCCTTAGGCTTAAATTAA
- a CDS encoding FtsX-like permease family protein → MRSICKQSLGYFRRNKLNVLILSILAFLTSFMYFFVECSIDGNLTWLSPKTQLNNGQNELLIGLNSNKILALTFLICLTSVSCFIFYMFYKKCFDLNRKNLGCYRALGFTQRQITGIYIAITSIISFVFLLLGLVVGYYYSYILLDTYQVSYNVNNVVRGLSASSFAIGIIIPTILFCIMTYLASGVYRCVEISNLLAGQGESNKNLRMMRLFEKVAKVLPSKYSFSSKLALRKPFNIFLILVSVYIYLVLIVISISLNMSSSKVYQSQTAFRHYKYEVTLSTVKVNSAPEENGNQYFLEKK, encoded by the coding sequence ATGAGAAGTATTTGCAAACAATCATTAGGATATTTTAGGAGAAACAAATTAAATGTTTTGATTTTATCTATCCTTGCTTTCCTGACTTCATTTATGTATTTCTTTGTGGAATGCTCCATTGATGGTAATTTAACTTGGCTCTCTCCTAAAACTCAATTAAATAATGGACAAAATGAGTTATTAATTGGTCTTAATTCAAATAAAATATTGGCTTTAACGTTTCTTATATGTCTAACATCAGTTTCTTGTTTTATTTTTTATATGTTTTATAAAAAATGTTTTGATTTAAATCGAAAAAACCTTGGTTGTTACCGTGCTTTGGGTTTTACCCAGAGACAAATTACAGGTATTTACATTGCAATTACTTCAATCATTAGTTTTGTTTTTTTGTTACTGGGATTAGTGGTTGGTTATTATTATTCGTATATATTACTTGATACTTATCAAGTATCTTACAATGTGAATAATGTTGTGAGAGGTCTCTCAGCATCTAGTTTTGCTATTGGCATAATAATTCCGACAATTTTGTTTTGTATTATGACATATTTAGCATCTGGGGTGTATCGTTGTGTAGAGATTTCTAACTTACTTGCTGGGCAGGGAGAAAGTAATAAGAACTTAAGGATGATGCGGTTATTTGAAAAGGTCGCTAAGGTTTTACCATCTAAATATTCTTTTTCAAGTAAGTTAGCTTTGAGAAAGCCGTTTAATATTTTCCTCATTCTAGTTTCTGTATACATATATCTAGTCTTGATAGTGATAAGTATCTCACTCAATATGAGTAGTTCAAAAGTTTATCAGTCACAAACCGCTTTTCGTCATTACAAATATGAAGTTACCCTCTCAACTGTAAAAGTAAATTCTGCTCCAGAAGAAAATGGAAATCAGTATTTTTTAGAAAAAAAGTAA
- the metK gene encoding methionine adenosyltransferase, protein MSERKLFTSESVSEGHPDKIADQISDAILDAILAQDPDAHVAAETVVYTGSVHVFGEISTTAYIDINHIVRRTITEIGYTNTDYGFSAETVGVHPSLVEQSPDIAQGVNEALEIRDHDEQDSLDLIGAGDQGLMFGFAVDETPELMPLPISLAHRLVRQLAELRKSGELTYLRPDAKSQVTVEYDENDKPARVDTVVISTQHNPEVPNEQIHCDVIERVIKAVIPAEYLDDETKYLINPTGRFVVGGPQGDSGLTGRKIIVDTYGGYARHGGGAFSGKDATKVDRSASYAARYIAKNIVAAGLAKKAEVQLAYAIGVAQPVSVCVDTFSTGKVAEDRLERAVRQIFDLRPAGIIKMLDLKRPIYRQIATYGHMGRMDIELPWEKLDKVNELKIFLQT, encoded by the coding sequence ATGTCAGAACGTAAACTATTTACGTCTGAATCAGTATCTGAGGGACATCCCGATAAGATTGCCGATCAGATTTCAGACGCTATTTTAGATGCTATCTTAGCACAGGATCCCGATGCCCATGTGGCTGCTGAAACAGTTGTTTATACAGGATCTGTGCATGTCTTTGGTGAGATATCAACGACTGCTTATATTGATATTAACCATATAGTGCGCCGTACCATTACTGAGATTGGTTATACGAATACTGATTATGGTTTTTCAGCTGAAACGGTTGGAGTGCATCCGTCATTGGTAGAACAGTCTCCTGACATTGCTCAGGGAGTTAATGAAGCTCTTGAGATACGCGACCATGATGAACAAGACTCACTTGATTTGATTGGTGCAGGTGACCAAGGGCTCATGTTTGGCTTTGCTGTTGATGAAACACCTGAGCTCATGCCTCTGCCGATTTCTTTGGCGCATCGCTTGGTTAGACAATTGGCAGAATTGAGAAAGTCTGGTGAACTTACTTATCTGCGACCAGACGCCAAAAGTCAGGTAACGGTTGAGTATGACGAAAATGATAAGCCTGCTCGTGTGGATACTGTTGTTATCTCTACGCAGCATAATCCGGAAGTACCTAATGAACAAATTCACTGTGATGTCATAGAAAGGGTTATCAAGGCAGTTATTCCGGCGGAATATCTGGATGATGAGACTAAGTATTTGATTAATCCGACTGGACGTTTTGTCGTTGGTGGTCCTCAAGGGGATTCTGGTTTGACAGGACGTAAAATTATCGTAGATACTTACGGCGGTTATGCTCGTCATGGAGGTGGAGCCTTTTCAGGCAAGGATGCGACAAAAGTTGATCGCTCAGCATCTTATGCGGCGCGCTACATTGCTAAAAATATTGTGGCTGCTGGTTTGGCCAAGAAGGCAGAAGTCCAGTTGGCTTATGCTATTGGGGTAGCTCAACCTGTTTCTGTTTGTGTGGATACTTTTAGCACTGGGAAGGTTGCTGAGGACCGGCTGGAAAGGGCAGTTCGCCAAATTTTTGACCTTCGTCCTGCAGGTATCATTAAGATGCTTGATCTGAAGCGTCCTATCTATCGGCAAATAGCCACTTATGGACATATGGGGAGGATGGATATAGAACTTCCATGGGAAAAGTTGGATAAAGTTAATGAATTAAAGATATTTCTGCAAACCTAA
- a CDS encoding ABC transporter permease, translating into MRKIFKCFQINITRNFNDNMGVIFSVIIMPLVVVASFYATNLPNATEKIAVIGGTETFTQYLDNNQISYDKLKALPEKQDIYMRNYSGVIKKQNGKVTVISYKGPQYRRGLQLITKQKYRSDEEKNNSEKFPNAFYLSLSILLVQAVLNMRLFVNDRINDTFKRLRVIGIKNSQYLSSHLLFNWAALFIPFGLVNVICNRLFFGSSMTEDLKVILISFIVTGLFSALAVLICTLVKDNGSAIMVGNIVACFTVLLSGMFGNFHNKILGAISQCMPQKISFNWVNEIFYHGDIVGGNFLLILIMFTVSMLLAVGLCNRSNQYSS; encoded by the coding sequence ATGAGAAAAATATTTAAATGTTTTCAAATCAATATTACTCGCAATTTTAACGATAATATGGGAGTAATATTTTCGGTAATTATTATGCCATTAGTCGTTGTTGCATCTTTTTATGCGACAAACTTACCTAATGCAACTGAAAAAATTGCTGTGATTGGGGGAACTGAAACATTTACTCAATATCTTGATAACAATCAGATTTCTTACGATAAGCTAAAAGCTCTCCCAGAAAAACAAGATATTTATATGAGAAATTACAGCGGTGTCATTAAAAAACAAAACGGGAAAGTAACAGTTATATCATATAAAGGACCACAATATAGACGGGGACTTCAACTTATCACAAAACAAAAGTATCGTTCTGATGAAGAAAAAAATAATTCAGAGAAATTTCCAAATGCCTTTTATTTATCACTGAGTATTCTTCTGGTTCAAGCAGTTCTTAATATGAGGTTGTTTGTCAATGATAGAATTAATGATACTTTCAAAAGATTGCGAGTAATCGGTATAAAGAACAGTCAATACTTGAGTTCTCATCTGTTATTTAATTGGGCAGCTTTATTTATCCCTTTTGGTCTTGTTAATGTCATTTGTAATCGATTATTTTTCGGATCTTCTATGACAGAGGATTTGAAAGTTATTTTAATCAGTTTTATAGTTACTGGACTATTTTCAGCACTCGCAGTTTTGATTTGTACACTTGTCAAGGATAATGGTTCTGCTATTATGGTTGGTAATATTGTTGCGTGCTTTACTGTATTATTATCAGGGATGTTTGGTAATTTTCATAATAAAATTTTGGGAGCTATCAGTCAGTGTATGCCTCAGAAAATCAGCTTTAATTGGGTTAACGAAATTTTTTATCATGGCGATATTGTAGGAGGAAACTTCTTATTAATTTTAATTATGTTTACAGTTTCAATGCTATTGGCAGTAGGACTCTGCAATAGGTCGAATCAATATAGTAGTTAA
- the treR gene encoding trehalose operon repressor has translation MKKYEHIYKLLEADILKGVYAIGDYLPSETELAAQHAVSRDTVRKALTLLAENGLIKKRQGSGSQIIKHEPINFPVSALTSYQELVESLAINSQTNLIAIDKLIVDEKLSLLTGFKVNSLVWRLIRQRIVDDVASILDIDYLSKTLVPQISRAAAEYSIYHYLENQLHLDIAYTKKEITIDQINERDKLLLDIGSEHHVVSVKSKGYLRDGRQFQFTDSRHKLDKFRFVDFAQRKR, from the coding sequence ATGAAAAAATATGAACACATTTATAAATTGCTGGAAGCCGATATCTTAAAAGGTGTTTATGCCATCGGCGACTATCTCCCCAGCGAAACTGAACTGGCCGCTCAGCATGCTGTCAGCCGCGATACTGTCCGCAAAGCTCTGACACTTTTGGCTGAAAACGGCTTAATTAAAAAAAGGCAGGGTTCAGGCTCACAAATTATTAAGCATGAACCCATTAACTTTCCGGTCTCAGCACTGACCAGCTATCAGGAATTGGTAGAGAGTTTAGCTATCAATTCCCAGACCAACCTGATTGCCATCGACAAATTAATCGTTGATGAAAAACTTTCACTTCTGACCGGTTTTAAAGTGAACAGCCTCGTTTGGCGCCTTATTCGCCAGCGTATCGTTGACGATGTCGCATCCATCCTGGATATCGATTACCTCAGCAAGACTCTCGTTCCCCAAATCAGCAGAGCGGCTGCCGAATACTCTATCTATCACTATCTGGAAAATCAGCTGCATTTAGATATTGCCTATACTAAAAAAGAAATTACCATTGACCAGATTAACGAACGCGATAAACTTTTGCTGGATATCGGCTCAGAGCACCATGTTGTCTCTGTTAAGTCCAAAGGATACCTGAGAGACGGCAGGCAGTTTCAATTCACAGACAGCCGCCATAAACTGGACAAGTTCCGTTTTGTTGACTTTGCCCAGCGCAAACGATAA
- a CDS encoding 4'-phosphopantetheinyl transferase family protein → MIYQYSIKIDKFLSSNQIEKLMTIVSEKRCLKANRFIHQKDRERCLLAEALVRYALIKDYGIKEEKILFNHSKHGKPFLMESNLHFNISHSGKWIVCAIGDSQLGVDVELIRLLEYEDIYKSFSSTERIHLDALSPQDKQISFFKLWTLKESFVKFIGTGLKCPFDSFSIDINSLELLKEKQQDTNLSFFSKKLDAEHWYALCCESDIVNKKIKQIDLDEILSFWQ, encoded by the coding sequence ATGATCTATCAATATTCCATTAAAATAGATAAATTTTTATCTTCTAATCAAATAGAGAAATTGATGACTATAGTTTCTGAAAAGCGTTGTTTAAAAGCAAATCGTTTTATTCATCAAAAAGATAGAGAACGATGTCTACTTGCTGAAGCATTAGTACGCTATGCTTTGATAAAAGATTATGGAATAAAGGAAGAGAAGATTTTATTTAACCATTCTAAACATGGCAAACCATTTCTTATGGAAAGCAATTTACATTTCAATATTTCTCATTCTGGTAAGTGGATTGTCTGTGCTATTGGGGACTCGCAACTTGGAGTTGATGTCGAACTAATACGGTTGTTAGAATATGAGGATATATATAAATCGTTTTCTTCAACTGAAAGAATACACCTTGATGCTTTATCTCCCCAAGATAAGCAAATTTCTTTCTTTAAATTATGGACCCTTAAAGAAAGCTTTGTTAAGTTTATTGGGACGGGATTAAAATGTCCATTTGATAGTTTTTCTATTGACATTAATTCACTAGAATTACTAAAAGAGAAGCAGCAAGACACAAATCTTTCATTTTTTAGTAAAAAACTTGATGCGGAACATTGGTATGCATTGTGTTGTGAGTCTGATATAGTCAATAAAAAGATAAAACAAATTGATTTAGATGAAATACTGAGTTTTTGGCAATGA
- a CDS encoding ABC transporter ATP-binding protein — MEAIIEVSEVVKNYNDRDHVLKGINLSFEAGTFNVLLGQSGSGKSTLLNIMSGLLKPTSGTILINKKNINNFKEKQLASLRRNTISNIYQDYMLLPELTVQENIELGMSKNNLNLNDIANKLGIINLLDKYPDELSGGQKQRTAIARAIIKKPDLLFCDEATGALDEENSKQVIELLHDVVKTYGITVIFATHNLKISLTANRIITVGNGLVVQDKQNESPLLPSEINWGINI, encoded by the coding sequence ATGGAAGCTATAATTGAAGTAAGTGAAGTTGTAAAAAATTATAATGATCGTGACCATGTTTTAAAAGGAATTAATTTAAGTTTTGAAGCTGGTACATTTAATGTATTACTTGGTCAAAGTGGTTCAGGAAAATCTACTTTATTAAATATCATGTCTGGATTACTAAAGCCAACTTCAGGGACAATTTTAATTAACAAGAAAAATATTAATAATTTTAAAGAGAAGCAATTAGCTTCTCTACGTAGAAATACGATTAGCAATATTTATCAGGATTATATGCTTTTGCCAGAGTTAACTGTTCAGGAAAATATTGAGCTTGGGATGAGTAAAAACAATTTAAATCTTAATGATATAGCAAATAAATTAGGAATTATTAATTTGTTAGATAAATACCCTGATGAATTATCAGGAGGCCAAAAACAGCGCACGGCAATTGCGCGTGCAATAATAAAAAAACCTGATCTGCTCTTTTGTGATGAAGCAACAGGGGCATTGGATGAAGAAAATAGCAAACAGGTTATAGAGTTGTTACATGATGTTGTTAAAACTTATGGTATAACTGTTATTTTTGCAACACATAATCTAAAAATATCTTTGACAGCGAATAGAATTATAACAGTTGGAAATGGATTAGTCGTTCAGGATAAGCAGAATGAGTCTCCGCTTTTACCATCAGAAATAAATTGGGGGATTAATATATGA
- a CDS encoding ABC transporter permease, translating into MMKKWNLIKFDISYNIAKKPVILVYLFVFPFLIFALLGYLTTANFSGGISSFDYYGLTIIIYFQLTMGTMVSNMIMEENVKLPNMRIAYSLEDENYIYISKIIALTLANAISIGVYMLLLMGIYHVNFGTNPLMVYITYMILGFFSTCLGATLCIGLKDESACNNILGVVQIILCIFGGIFFPITYLGKIGIFLSNFSIVKWINFGIGSYVYGQNIKGQLIVWVFSLLLAVLLLFAARKMFKIQLFIH; encoded by the coding sequence ATGATGAAAAAATGGAATCTAATTAAATTTGACATAAGTTATAATATTGCAAAAAAACCAGTTATTTTAGTCTACCTTTTTGTATTTCCATTCTTAATATTTGCATTATTGGGGTACTTAACTACTGCTAATTTTTCAGGGGGGATATCATCTTTTGATTACTATGGTTTGACTATTATAATTTACTTTCAACTAACAATGGGAACTATGGTATCTAATATGATTATGGAAGAAAATGTTAAGCTTCCTAATATGAGAATTGCCTATAGCTTAGAAGATGAAAACTATATTTATATATCAAAAATAATTGCTTTAACATTGGCTAATGCTATTTCAATTGGAGTTTACATGCTTTTATTAATGGGAATTTATCATGTCAATTTTGGTACCAATCCATTGATGGTTTATATTACGTATATGATACTTGGGTTTTTCTCAACTTGTTTGGGAGCTACTCTTTGTATAGGCCTTAAAGATGAATCTGCATGTAATAATATTTTAGGTGTTGTTCAGATTATTCTTTGTATATTTGGTGGAATCTTTTTCCCAATAACTTACCTTGGGAAGATCGGTATATTTTTATCTAATTTCTCAATTGTAAAGTGGATTAACTTTGGTATAGGTAGTTATGTGTATGGTCAAAATATAAAAGGGCAACTAATTGTTTGGGTATTTTCTTTACTTTTGGCAGTGCTGCTTTTATTTGCGGCTCGGAAAATGTTTAAAATTCAGCTTTTTATACACTGA